The genomic region TCCAAATATATTAGAAGCCGAAACACCCCAGGGATTGATACGCGGTCACGCATACAGCATTACTCGTGTAAAACATGTAGAGATTCAAACACCGAATCAGCATGGTACTATACCTCTCTTGAGACTTCGAAATCCTTGGGGAAACGAAGCAGAATGGAATGGACCTTGGAGCGACCAGTGAGTAATTCCATTCATGTGCGTGTGATTTTGTTTtacactttaatttattaacagatCACCTGAATGGAGATTTATCCCCGATCACGAGAAGGAAGAGCTTGGTCTGACTTTTGACATGGATGGTGAATTTTGGATGTCATTCCATGATTTTACACGCCATTTTACTCAACTTGAAATATGCAACTTAAATCCCGATTCGTTAACTACAAACGAGATCGACGCCGGGAAGAAGCGCTGGGAGATGAGTGTGTTTGAAGGAGAATGGGTGCGTGGTGTAACAGCAGGTGGttgtagaaattatttagGTGAGATATATCGAATAGAAAAGCGTTTCCAATTTCATAGAAAATGAaagtgaattaaatatatacatatatatttaattccgttcatgtatatatatatatatatatatatatatatatatatatgtatgtatatctcgCAGAGACCTTCTGGCACAATCCGCAGTATCGTATCACATTAGAATATCCagatgacgacgatgacaaGTGTACCGTAATCGCCGCCCTGATGCAGAAAAACAGGAGAGCGCAAAAAAGGATGGGTGCCGATTGCCTCACTATTGGATTCGCAATATATCACGTATGTGAAATTTCCGATTGAATCACTTTCATATTCTCGAcgaatacaatatattaaaatgtatgagACTGCATAGGATCTGGATTAATTCAAATCGTCTTAAAATTAGAGGTTTCGTTTTGCTTTTTTCGTACCTCAAAAGGGTATAATTTCACTACAGCACATAAGTTGCTTGCTTTTAGTTTATTACATAAGTTTGAcatttgtgtatatgtgtataatatgtgtctatgaaagtaaattaaatgcGAGTGAAATACAAATTGatgcaaattgaaaaaaaaaaaaaaaaaaaaaaaaaaaaaaacaatgctCTAACTCTAAAACGAGATTTTAGAAATaggaaatttttcattattaaattaatttttaatctctccAGTTGGAATATCCAGAAAGATTGCCAAAACCGCTAGACCTAAACTTTTTCAAGTATAATGCGTCTGTCGGACGTTCACCGGCATTTATAAACTTACGAGAAGTCACGTGTCGTTTCAAATTACCACCGGGCGTGTACTGTATAGTTCCAAGTACTTTCGACCCAAACGAGGAGGGTGAATTCTTGCTAAGGATCTTCTCtgaaaacaaaaacaatatgGAGTAAGTCTTGTTGTCATATAGCGATACTTATAGTTACTTAATATATAGCTAGTTGAAGAATTTTCTTCAAAGTGTTCCCGTTCATTTACAGAGAAAATGACGAAGAAGTTGGTGTCGGAGAAGTCGATGATAGGGTaaggattataaatattttaataaatttaaaaaattgatacttGCACATGTACAGTACTTTAATCTTAAgcagtattaaattattttatttaacaagttGATGATTAATAGtaacattttcaaaatcattggAAATCttagaaattagaaaaaaatgttgttaaaatattatctattttccaAAATGAAGTAAAGATAATTGCATAAAGTTTGCAAACATTGTGAAATacagaaagatttttaaattgtacaaatattgtttaaaattaatttatactttatattgaaaataacaaacaaaCACATTTCcttcaaattacaaaataaccACCGATAATTCACAGCATTGACGCAgcttgataaatatattcataatatgtTGTCAAAAGCCTACAACTACAATGTTGACTGTAATACTAACTCgcacaaattacaaaattgataAGCACTGTGTAATTGAGTCTTGTATCCAGTTTATGTCTATAAACTCTCATTTTTGCcttaatttaacatttgttTGCTATGCGATAACCGATTGTGAGATTATCATCTATTCACAGTATTAGTCTTGTATTTGTTACTAACACATAACGATTTGCATGTTTATATCGCCTGGCTTTTAGGTGATTAATTCTGTGAGTGGTAAAGAGGTGCATGATGAAGACAATGTAAGTAAAATGCACGTCTTGTATGTACATGTTACATAATGTACATGGCACACAAAGGCTAAAGTATTATGTTGTCTAAATATTTGCAagaaataaaagcaaatatgCTGTTGCTGGATTATTGTGTGCTCGAGCTTATAATTCAAGCTAATAGCTTAACTTTATATGTACAGTTTTCTTACTTGTGTAACGTATATGTACAtttctgtacatatatgtactcatatgtatgtatattctcTACATGCATAACatggattttatatattttattgaaattagaaccatacacatacacatacacatacacacacgcatgcacgcacgcatgcacacactattagagatatatttatcatattaaagatttatttttatggtaTTTTTAGGTTCGCGACGAACCCGAACAAGATCGCAATACTGAAAAAGTGAgagaatttttcaagaaacttGCTGGCGATGACTTGGAAGTGGATTGGATGGAACTCAAAGACATCTTAGATTTTGCCATGAGAAAaggtaaataaaatcatttaaatcatACATCAAACATTTAAATCATATGAGATATTCTTCATATGTGTGAGccatgtaaattataatacactgtataaaatatgtagatgTATGCAcagagttatataaatatgatattcttctacaaacataattttattctaattatcaTGAGTATGGAGCTTTGCTTTGTAGCTTTCCATAATTTTTctgcttaattatttattcatgtaCCTTATCATCAATATAAgactgtatatttaattatcctcATTGTTAattctattctatatattaatcaaatatcacTTGATTAATATCTGCGCTTACTaagctaattaatttattatgaaagttttttttatatttttattaaaaattactttaattgcTTTACAAGCTACGATAatcattttatcaattataattacgcaTGTTTACTTGTCTTACCTTTTTGATTCATATCCACAgtacataaatacatttgggtcttttaaataaataaatataaatgtgtgtgcgcgcgcgcattttgatttttctcaACTTTTACTGTTAGTATTgggaaaaatgtttctttaattcagttaattcaatttaagtaattataaaaaactttcttACATAAactcgtatataaatataaatttatgttaaaaattttgtaattctcTTAAATGaagtcaaaatttaaaaactcatataaaatttaaagaagtaCAAATTGAAACTTAAACTTTAATGTAATGAATTCTCTGAATATGTATGTTGTCAATTCTTATGGCCcaagtgtatgtatgtaaaactCTATGCTAACATAGCTATGTGTGTTACGGGTAGAATTACTGCAGTTGGCGCATCATAGCGAGGCACATGTTCCCGAAACTGTTGAAGGAAATGATTCGTTTGTCGACACTCTCATCTCACTGTTATGCGgcattatttgtaataatgaaCAATACAATAAGCCCATAGGTAAGGCAACCTCTTGCAGGATTGTTTTATCCATTTTGTTTCATTCTAACGGTTCGTTATATTCattcgattttttatatattattttaatgatagtacaattgaaatacattttcatCAATGATAGAGTGTGATTAGGTATCTTGACAACATTTGTCAAGATAGTGTTAGCAGATTGAcactgtaatttaaaattctgcaAGATACGTGGAATTGATCAATTGCATGTTTCTTCAATTAATAGAAAGGCATGAACATGTAGTAACATGTAACGTTTAAATTCATCAACATTTGTGTAAGGTTTTACAATACAGtctgtatttttaattcgttGGATTGTCACCTTTAGAAAAGACTAAAAACTTTCTTTCACAACAAAGACATTGTTATATCTTtaacgcacatacacacattttcagttttacacatttaaaaaGTGTTGTATAGgacatttatttgtattctatacttttttgtataaattttctatatttgtgacttttaataaatttgttagaaATTCTTCAAATCAAAAGGTATAGGTGACCAAAATAGGTGACCAAAAAACATTTCACTTTTAAATTGCAGACACTCACGACGGAGGATTCAGCAAAGATATATGTCGCAGTATGGTTGCTATGTTGGATGTAGACCATTCTGGGAAACTCGGttttgaagaatttaaaacattatggAATGATGTTAGGAAGTGGAGAGTAAGTAttaagcataaaatattttctattcaattATCTATAATCCCTTAATTTGAAAAGTCTGTATGAGCTTTAAAGtttgtgaaattatataataaata from Anoplolepis gracilipes chromosome 6, ASM4749672v1, whole genome shotgun sequence harbors:
- the Calpa gene encoding calpain-B isoform X1, coding for MNYYGGYNDGDGAEDVFVKAAVEVKRFLPSLFNIKVLGEKGSGFRPRGAIQDFNTLRRECLETGRLFEDPEFLADDSSLYFSRRPDRYIEWKRPMEIADNPQLFVEGFSRFDVQQGELGDCWLLAAVANLTMYSNLFFQVVPEDQSFEENYAGIFHFRFWQYGRWVDVVIDDRLPTCRGELVYLHSAESNEFWSALLEKAYAKLHGSYEALKGGTTCEAMEDFTGGVTEMYQMDQTPPNLFNILLKAFERNSLLGCSIEPDPNILEAETPQGLIRGHAYSITRVKHVEIQTPNQHGTIPLLRLRNPWGNEAEWNGPWSDQSPEWRFIPDHEKEELGLTFDMDGEFWMSFHDFTRHFTQLEICNLNPDSLTTNEIDAGKKRWEMSVFEGEWVRGVTAGGCRNYLETFWHNPQYRITLEYPDDDDDKCTVIAALMQKNRRAQKRMGADCLTIGFAIYHLEYPERLPKPLDLNFFKYNASVGRSPAFINLREVTCRFKLPPGVYCIVPSTFDPNEEGEFLLRIFSENKNNMEENDEEVGVGEVDDRVRDEPEQDRNTEKVREFFKKLAGDDLEVDWMELKDILDFAMRKELLQLAHHSEAHVPETVEGNDSFVDTLISLLCGIICNNEQYNKPIDTHDGGFSKDICRSMVAMLDVDHSGKLGFEEFKTLWNDVRKWRAVFKLYDRDESGYLNAFELRQALNSAGYRLNNHILNILVHRYGTKDGKITFDDYIMCAVRLKTMIDIFRERDPDRTNTATFTMEEWIEKTLYS
- the Calpa gene encoding calpain-B isoform X2 yields the protein MKMNSYGWNKEICEPEFVRQETKKIELGEKGSGFRPRGAIQDFNTLRRECLETGRLFEDPEFLADDSSLYFSRRPDRYIEWKRPMEIADNPQLFVEGFSRFDVQQGELGDCWLLAAVANLTMYSNLFFQVVPEDQSFEENYAGIFHFRFWQYGRWVDVVIDDRLPTCRGELVYLHSAESNEFWSALLEKAYAKLHGSYEALKGGTTCEAMEDFTGGVTEMYQMDQTPPNLFNILLKAFERNSLLGCSIEPDPNILEAETPQGLIRGHAYSITRVKHVEIQTPNQHGTIPLLRLRNPWGNEAEWNGPWSDQSPEWRFIPDHEKEELGLTFDMDGEFWMSFHDFTRHFTQLEICNLNPDSLTTNEIDAGKKRWEMSVFEGEWVRGVTAGGCRNYLETFWHNPQYRITLEYPDDDDDKCTVIAALMQKNRRAQKRMGADCLTIGFAIYHLEYPERLPKPLDLNFFKYNASVGRSPAFINLREVTCRFKLPPGVYCIVPSTFDPNEEGEFLLRIFSENKNNMEENDEEVGVGEVDDRVRDEPEQDRNTEKVREFFKKLAGDDLEVDWMELKDILDFAMRKELLQLAHHSEAHVPETVEGNDSFVDTLISLLCGIICNNEQYNKPIDTHDGGFSKDICRSMVAMLDVDHSGKLGFEEFKTLWNDVRKWRAVFKLYDRDESGYLNAFELRQALNSAGYRLNNHILNILVHRYGTKDGKITFDDYIMCAVRLKTMIDIFRERDPDRTNTATFTMEEWIEKTLYS
- the Calpa gene encoding calpain-B isoform X3, which gives rise to MNYYGGYNDGDGAEDVFVKAAVEVKRFLPSLFNIKVLGEKGSGFRPRGAIQDFNTLRRECLETGRLFEDPEFLADDSSLYFSRRPDRYIEWKRPMEIADNPQLFVEGFSRFDVQQGELGDCWLLAAVANLTMYSNLFFQVVPEDQSFEENYAGIFHFRFWQYGRWVDVVIDDRLPTCRGELVYLHSAESNEFWSALLEKAYAKLHGSYEALKGGTTCEAMEDFTGGVTEMYQMDQTPPNLFNILLKAFERNSLLGCSIEPDPNILEAETPQGLIRGHAYSITRVKHVEIQTPNQHGTIPLLRLRNPWGNEAEWNGPWSDQSPEWRFIPDHEKEELGLTFDMDGEFWMSFHDFTRHFTQLEICNLNPDSLTTNEIDAGKKRWEMSVFEGEWVRGVTAGGCRNYLETFWHNPQYRITLEYPDDDDDKCTVIAALMQKNRRAQKRMGADCLTIGFAIYHLEYPERLPKPLDLNFFKYNASVGRSPAFINLREVTCRFKLPPGVYCIVPSTFDPNEEGEFLLRIFSENKNNMEENDEEVGVGEVDDRVRDEPEQDRNTEKVREFFKKLAGDDLEVDWMELKDILDFAMRKDTHDGGFSKDICRSMVAMLDVDHSGKLGFEEFKTLWNDVRKWRAVFKLYDRDESGYLNAFELRQALNSAGYRLNNHILNILVHRYGTKDGKITFDDYIMCAVRLKTMIDIFRERDPDRTNTATFTMEEWIEKTLYS